A genomic window from Centroberyx gerrardi isolate f3 chromosome 14, fCenGer3.hap1.cur.20231027, whole genome shotgun sequence includes:
- the rnf223 gene encoding RING finger protein 223 has translation MEQTPQVWHMQVPPREVAVELGKKVSVSSQPECSICYNTYDNVFKTPKLLECTHTFCLECLSRLMAVSVADQDGDSDGGGGRLSCPFCRHPTTLPEEGPPALATSREVLCKLPSHQQQEEPVWLEGEKLCYKSPGHEAGPGASGSPAALCICIDIGASKPGEAPVQTRPRTLGLYDRLTDWKRLMLFIVLMALLVVIVLWPLQCIVTTGNMRCMPRNPGNIIGTSTTFAPSTRPAHSPL, from the coding sequence ATGGAACAGACTCCTCAGGTGTGGCACATGCAGGTTCCCCCCCGGGAGGTGGCGGTGGAGCTGGGAAAGAAAGTGTCGGTCAGCAGCCAGCCGGAGTGCTCCATCTGCTACAACACCTACGACAATGTCTTCAAGACGCCCAAGCTGCTGGAGTGCACCCACACCTTCTGCCTGGAGTGCCTCTCCCGCCTCATGGCTGTCTCGGTGGCCGACCAGGACGGCGACAGCGACGGTGGCGGCGGCAGGCTCTCTTGCCCCTTCTGCCGCCACCCCACCACTCTGCCTGAGGAAGGTCCCCCGGCCCTGGCCACCAGCCGCGAGGTCCTCTGCAAGCTGCCCAGCcaccagcagcaggaggagcccGTGTGGCTGGAGGGGGAGAAGCTGTGCTACAAAAGCCCCGGGCACGAGGCGGGCCCAGGCGCCTCTGGGAGCCCCGCGGCCCTGTGCATCTGCATCGACATCGGGGCGAGCAAGCCGGGCGAGGCCCCGGTCCAGACCAGGCCCCGGACCTTGGGCCTGTACGACCGGCTGACGGACTGGAAGAGGCTGATGCTCTTCATCGTGCTCATGGCGCTGCTGGTGGTCATCGTGCTGTGGCCACTGCAGTGCATCGTCACCACGGGCAACATGCGCTGTATGCCGCGCAACCCGGGCAACATCATAGGCACCAGCACCACTTTCGCCCCATCCACCCGGCCAGCCCATTCCCCACTTTAA